Proteins co-encoded in one Bradyrhizobium sp. 170 genomic window:
- a CDS encoding MATE family efflux transporter has protein sequence MDKIAETKPVSALRHGMTRRAAGHHLTIELSETAKLAWPMVLTQLAQVAMMTTDLAFIGHIGPEALAAAALAITLYLVSFTFGAGLLAPIAPLAAQAYGAAKLAMVRRAVRTGLWAALMLSFPIIAFAFRGEQILLAFGQAPDAARLAQQYLFGLALGVVPALWLQVIRNFMGAVNRPEPILWITVAAIPLNALLVYLLVYGKLGLPRLELFGAALASTLVNCAMFLAGLWFATMRRPFRDYHVLADLWQFDWPFFRQLIVIGTPISIASLMQYGVLSAAALLAGLISTSALAAHQIALQITVIISMISFGISMAAAVRVGHAVGRNDGPGIKRAGLVAMLLGIVIAALLTVAVIAARFEIAEVFLDKSAGDADATIGLTTKLLMVAASFFVTDAAQSIAAGGLRGLKDTRVPLLFVGIAYWLIGFSLGYVLGLKIGLGAIGIWIGLSIGTAIYAGLLVLRFQLLASGLALRAVT, from the coding sequence ATCGAGCTCAGCGAAACTGCGAAGCTCGCGTGGCCGATGGTGTTGACCCAGCTTGCGCAGGTCGCGATGATGACGACAGATCTTGCCTTTATCGGGCACATCGGGCCTGAGGCGCTCGCCGCGGCCGCGCTGGCCATCACGCTCTATCTCGTCAGCTTCACCTTCGGCGCGGGCCTGCTGGCGCCGATCGCACCTTTGGCGGCGCAGGCGTATGGGGCCGCGAAGCTTGCTATGGTACGGCGCGCGGTGCGCACGGGGCTGTGGGCGGCGCTGATGCTATCGTTCCCGATCATAGCGTTTGCGTTTCGCGGAGAGCAAATACTGCTCGCTTTCGGTCAGGCCCCAGACGCGGCGCGACTCGCCCAGCAATATCTGTTCGGACTGGCCTTGGGCGTGGTGCCGGCGCTATGGCTTCAGGTCATCCGTAACTTCATGGGCGCGGTCAACCGGCCGGAGCCGATCTTGTGGATCACGGTGGCGGCCATCCCCCTCAACGCCCTTCTCGTGTATCTGCTGGTCTATGGGAAGCTCGGGCTGCCGCGACTTGAGCTGTTCGGGGCGGCGCTTGCGAGCACGCTGGTGAACTGTGCGATGTTCCTGGCCGGTTTGTGGTTCGCCACAATGCGTCGCCCGTTCCGTGACTACCACGTGCTTGCAGATCTCTGGCAATTCGATTGGCCCTTCTTTCGACAGCTGATCGTGATCGGAACTCCGATTTCAATCGCCTCCCTGATGCAGTACGGAGTTTTGTCGGCTGCCGCGCTCCTGGCAGGCCTGATCAGCACAAGCGCACTCGCTGCTCATCAAATCGCGCTTCAGATCACCGTGATTATATCCATGATCTCTTTCGGCATCAGCATGGCGGCGGCCGTGCGCGTTGGCCATGCAGTCGGCCGCAACGACGGTCCCGGCATCAAGCGGGCAGGCCTGGTCGCGATGCTGCTCGGTATCGTAATCGCTGCATTGCTGACGGTTGCGGTGATCGCCGCGCGTTTTGAGATCGCCGAGGTATTTCTGGACAAATCGGCCGGAGATGCCGACGCGACGATCGGACTGACTACAAAGCTCCTTATGGTCGCCGCGAGCTTTTTTGTCACTGATGCCGCGCAGAGCATTGCGGCGGGTGGTCTGCGGGGACTGAAGGACACTCGGGTGCCGCTTCTGTTCGTCGGTATTGCTTATTGGCTGATCGGCTTCTCACTTGGCTACGTGCTTGGTCTGAAGATCGGGCTTGGCGCGATTGGTATCTGGATTGGCTTGTCAATCGGGACAGCCATCTACGCGGGGCTCCTCGTCCTGCGTTTCCAACTGCTGGCGAGCGGGCTTGCCCTCAGAGCCGTCACTTGA
- the nifH gene encoding nitrogenase iron protein: protein MASLRQIAFYGKGGIGKSTTSQNTLAALAEMGHKILIVGCDPKADSTRLILHAKAQDTILSLAANAGSVEDLEIEDVMRVGYKDIRCVESGGPEPGVGCAGRGVITSINFLEENGAYEDIDYVSYDVLGDVVCGGFAMPIRENKAQEIYIVMSGEMMAMYAANNISKGILKYANSGGVRLGGLICNERQTDKELELAEALAKKLGTQLIYFVPRDNVVQHAELRRMTVLEYASDSQQADHYRNLATRIHNNGGKGIIPTPISMDELEDMLMEHGIMKPVNESIVGKTAAELAAS from the coding sequence ATGGCTTCACTGAGACAAATCGCATTCTACGGCAAGGGTGGCATAGGCAAGTCGACCACCTCACAGAACACGCTGGCGGCGCTGGCCGAGATGGGCCACAAGATCCTGATCGTCGGCTGCGATCCCAAGGCAGACTCGACCCGTCTGATCCTGCACGCCAAGGCCCAGGACACTATTCTGAGCCTGGCGGCGAACGCCGGCAGCGTCGAGGACCTCGAAATCGAGGACGTGATGAGGGTCGGCTACAAGGACATCCGCTGTGTGGAGTCGGGTGGCCCGGAGCCGGGTGTGGGGTGCGCCGGCCGCGGCGTCATCACCTCGATCAACTTCCTGGAAGAGAATGGCGCCTATGAGGACATCGACTACGTCTCCTACGACGTGCTCGGCGACGTCGTCTGCGGCGGCTTTGCGATGCCCATCCGCGAGAACAAGGCGCAGGAGATCTACATTGTGATGTCCGGTGAGATGATGGCAATGTATGCCGCCAACAACATCTCCAAAGGCATCCTGAAATATGCCAACTCCGGCGGCGTGCGGCTCGGCGGCCTGATCTGCAACGAGCGGCAGACCGACAAGGAGCTTGAGCTGGCGGAGGCGCTGGCCAAGAAGCTCGGCACCCAGCTGATCTATTTCGTGCCGCGCGACAACGTCGTGCAGCACGCGGAACTGCGCCGCATGACCGTGCTGGAATATGCGTCGGACTCCCAGCAGGCCGATCACTATCGCAATCTCGCGACTAGGATACACAACAATGGGGGCAAGGGCATCATCCCGACCCCGATCTCCATGGACGAGCTCGAGGACATGTTGATGGAGCACGGCATCATGAAGCCGGTCAACGAGTCCATCGTCGGCAAGACCGCCGCCGAACTCGCCGCCTCGTAA
- a CDS encoding IS110 family transposase: MNPKRSKSRNGGKMPMVHPNAAAIDVGATMHMAAVRADRAPEPVRSFGTFTADLHRLVDWFTECGVKTVVMESTSVYWIPIFELLDARGFTVFLVNARDAKHVPGRKTDVSDAQWLQRLHSFGLLRASFRPKGQIAELRAYVRQRERLLEYAASHIKHMQKALTEMNLQLHHVVADITGATGLRIIRAILAGERDPEALACLRHYSCHSSAETIAKALTGSYRAEHLFALEQALALYDAYHEKASACDARIEAVLKELSIHRGHGHGSAPRASRRRNRTDQANALAFDVREALFALLGKDITTIDGLGPYLSLKLIAECGDDLSSWPSAKHFTSWLGLAPSNKVSGGKMLSSRTRRSGGRAAALLRLAAVTVGRTDTALGAFYRRLSARIGKAKAVTATARKIAVLFYNAVRYGMDYVDPGASSYETRYRTRVVNNLHRRAKAFGFVLQTLEPKVGAAVS, from the coding sequence ATGAACCCCAAAAGATCGAAGTCGAGGAACGGTGGTAAGATGCCGATGGTGCACCCGAACGCGGCTGCCATCGACGTCGGAGCGACTATGCATATGGCTGCCGTGAGGGCAGATCGCGCACCGGAGCCAGTCCGCAGCTTCGGTACCTTCACGGCCGATCTGCATCGGCTGGTCGACTGGTTTACTGAATGCGGCGTCAAGACCGTCGTCATGGAATCAACCAGCGTCTACTGGATTCCGATTTTCGAGCTTCTCGATGCCCGGGGATTTACCGTGTTTCTTGTCAACGCGCGCGATGCCAAACACGTGCCGGGGCGCAAGACCGATGTCAGCGATGCGCAATGGCTGCAGCGGCTCCATTCATTCGGGTTGCTGCGGGCCAGCTTTCGGCCCAAAGGGCAGATTGCCGAGCTGCGAGCCTACGTGCGTCAGCGCGAGCGTCTGCTGGAGTACGCGGCCTCACACATCAAGCATATGCAGAAGGCCTTGACGGAGATGAATCTTCAGCTGCACCACGTCGTCGCCGACATCACCGGCGCGACCGGCCTGCGTATCATACGCGCGATCCTTGCCGGCGAGCGCGATCCTGAGGCGCTGGCGTGCTTGCGCCATTACAGTTGCCACTCCAGCGCCGAGACGATCGCGAAGGCGCTCACCGGAAGCTACCGCGCCGAGCATCTGTTTGCGCTCGAGCAGGCACTTGCGCTTTACGACGCCTACCACGAGAAGGCATCTGCCTGCGACGCCCGGATCGAAGCCGTGTTGAAGGAACTCAGCATCCATCGCGGTCATGGCCATGGATCAGCGCCGCGGGCCTCGCGGCGTCGGAATCGAACCGATCAGGCGAACGCTCTAGCTTTCGACGTCCGCGAGGCGCTGTTCGCGTTGCTCGGAAAGGACATCACCACGATCGACGGCCTCGGTCCTTACCTCTCGCTGAAGCTGATCGCTGAATGCGGCGACGACCTCTCCTCGTGGCCAAGTGCAAAGCATTTTACCTCCTGGCTGGGACTGGCGCCGAGCAACAAGGTCTCCGGCGGCAAAATGCTCTCGTCCCGAACGCGCCGATCCGGCGGCCGGGCGGCGGCACTTCTACGCCTTGCTGCCGTGACCGTGGGTCGTACAGACACCGCGCTCGGCGCCTTTTATAGACGGCTCTCAGCGCGTATCGGCAAGGCCAAGGCCGTGACCGCCACGGCCCGCAAGATCGCAGTTCTGTTCTACAATGCTGTGCGATACGGAATGGACTATGTCGATCCCGGGGCCTCGTCCTACGAGACACGTTACCGGACGCGAGTGGTCAACAATTTGCATCGGCGTGCCAAGGCATTCGGCTTTGTTCTCCAGACCTTGGAGCCGAAAGTAGGTGCTGCCGTTTCTTAG